DNA from Palaemon carinicauda isolate YSFRI2023 chromosome 26, ASM3689809v2, whole genome shotgun sequence:
AAATGCCCTCTGAAAATTTTTTATCTTTGTTATGCAGTAATGCACTTGTTTCTAATATTACTTTATTCATACCAAGCACACAACTTTTGTTCTGGAGGAGTATTGATTAGCTTAATAttcttaagtaaaaataaaaagatattcgtACCTTTAGTATCTGGAGAACATTCCACACAGCGTGGATCCCCACAAATGTCTGGCAATAATTCAGTTCTTTTGCAAATAACAATAGCTTCAGGAATTGTATCGGCATGGTATTCCTGTCCTTGAAGGcatcctgcaatctcaccatctttccCATCAATCTCTACACTGGATACGAGAGCAGTTTCAGTTCTAATACACAATGCAACAGACTCCAGTTTTCTGCCTTTCACATGTGAAAATGTAGCACGATGAATGTTCCCTAGTCCTGTACCCCGTATTGATCTAATTCCTGCTGAAACTAGTGTTATATTATCAAGTATTATATCGGCTCCTGACCCTACACTCAAAGCTTCAGTGAATAGGGTCATATTTGCGACATGTTCTATTTTTGCTTTGCCTTCAACAACCTCGACCGCCCTCTCTTTCATCAGCAAAAACTTTATGTACTTTGCTTCAAATTTTCCAGTATTTATTGTTTCAGGAGCCAGTTCAAGTGACTGGCAATGAGAAATTTCAAAGACCGAAGCTTCAGGGTGAACATAAGGTATTATGGCTTTTGTACTAAAGGCTACATTAGTATGATGTGATAGCTTAAGCCTCACAATAGGTGCCACAATACTACGACTTTTAAATTCAACATCTGGAACAGCAGTTATAGATAGCTTTACTTCAGGAGGAGGTGTATGGATTCTGTCAATTTCTATCTGTTTCAATGCTGGTGAGTCTAGGAATACTTTTATAGAAAATGCTTTCTCAGGAATAATAATCTTTTCTCGGACATTTGCAAAATTTAGCACAATGTTAGAATCTCGGGGTTTGAAGGCTCCTGGTGCAATTATGATTTTGCTGACATTAATCACATTTAGTTGTTGTAGATTAGCATCGATACTGCCAGGACATATGAGAACAGAAGCTTCTGTGGTGAGGGTTAGTTGCCTTTCAGTACCTGAAGACGACAATACTATGCTCCTTGTACCTTGACATTTTTTATTTGCAACAAATGCCGGGGGAGATATAAACCTTGAGTCACTCTGTTTGGAAAAATCAGTTTGGAAGATGAGTGTTAGTTATATTCTGAAGTTTATAAAAAACAGTATACATTCTATATGGTTAAAGTAATTTTTACGATATATGGTCAAGAAAGTTTTATGAAGGTAGACACTGCATAAGAAAGTGTGGGTAAAATTAACCCAAAGGCAACACATGTATATAGGAATTTTGATGTAAATTCTTTGTTTCTTAGGTTAAAAAACAATGGGGCATATGATGAATTATTGAAATGTTTGAGAAAAGATGTCAAGGTAAGTGCAATCATGTTATTTTAAGAATAAATCAACTCCATTTAGGGAAAACATTTGTAATGTGATAGAAGGTATAGTGCTATACATATTTCTAGATATTATACCAATTCAGCCCAAACTTGGTCATAGCAGCCAATGGTAATATCTAGTTTGTTTGAATATTAATAGTTACATAGCCATAACTAAACTATAGAATAAAATCTAGCATAAAATTCCTTGGCATGAAAAGCCTAACGTACTATTGGCCAAAAGTATTCTTATACACCTCAAGTTCTTCTCAGCCTTATATGTTCTGGTAACACTTACGCCACATGTCCAGCTGTAAGATTACCTCTGTTACCTCACCTCACTTTTTTATACAAAGTTGTAGTTATTTGCTTACTTTGACGTGATAATATTTGAGAATTAAAAATTAACCCTTCATCCTGGTAAGCTTCTAGACTCTATTGCATTTATGAGTTTACTGTTATTTTAGAGAACTGGTCTTCCTTTCCCATTTCattctagcacacacacacacacacacacacactctctctctctctctctctctctctctctctctctctctctctctctctctctctctctctctctctctctctgcaaaatttatcattaatcaaatgccaagtcacaaacctaccaattagctacgatggtgaagatgggatgatttcaatcctaagtacaaaacacctgaattctacaggtatatgtacagaagaattgtcattgacttttatctttcttcgtggctgagtggtatggtcaatgtcatacaagtatcctggaccagggttcgaagcccggccggacagatactatagtctttgagtgatttcgcctcgggctctgatcccgaggttgttaaaccagactttaatgtgttaatatgcatggcttatttgaaatatataaatattcatatatatatatatatatatatatatatatatatatatacaaacgcacacacacacacacacacacacatacacacatatatatatatatatatatatatatatatatatatatatatatgagagatgtattaTAATAGGTCTCAGGATACACAATCATACATGTGACTAAGTTTGATTTTCTTATGGAATAATTCAGATCAAACTATATGACAGAATCATCGCAAGCAACAGGAGTATTGacttgaataaatgaaaaaaaaaagagcaatttaCTACCACTCTATGATAGCTAAGTACGAAATAAAGAAATCCCCATAAGCAAGTTATAGAAGAACGTTAACGGAATAGAGGAGTGAATTCAATTACAAGCACTTAAAAtagttaaactataaaaaaaaaaaaaaatgttaacttaCCAAACTAACATCCCGCTTCTTCCTCGTACCTAAGTTCCCAAAACAAGCTCCATCACGAATAATAGGGCTATAATTCTGAAAATGAGGTAAAATGTTTCAAAACTTACTTTAATATAAGCTTCTATCTTATGTCATTAGATTCAATTTATTTGTAAACGACCAATATGCAGTGAATTGAAACTCACTCATTATACTGTAATCAAATTATTAAATAATCCGCTGACAAGAACATAAACAtggcaaattcggagataatttgtatttttcctaaccatacaaaccttagctatttacatagggtttactttcggcttagctgaaatgacgagccattagattttaacgagggttaaactacccccgcgctaattAGCacaaggggaggggaggggtagctagctacacctcccccccacacactggtgagctgcctcacttcacttagaggtaggacttgtcttgggggacagggctggcgggcaaatatgtgtaattagataaggtttgtatggttaggaaaaatacaaattatctccgaatttgtcatttgttccgtaaccgaaatacaaaccacgctatttacataaggtgacttacccttaggcagggtggaaagtccccagacttactggcttttggctcacccggggactcagaatccgagtgagcagcactcgagaaaaagtccctgcacctcgcaagtttcttgctacgcaagaaacgtgcggcctacataagttgtgtgtggagaaatgaagtgtgactcgtcctaggaagttgacctgaagtcctttatatggaattctaagctaggacgtcccaataccacctcgtcagggtatgggggatgcgacagtattattcttaatactaggaacacaaggaagcatggtttacctgcagaggtttgaggtcagctatgcagagacccaggatccTGCATTCCCCaggagagaggaggatgaagaaagaagtaagggccagacatactctttcattcacgcagactaaaaccgggtaacagtgccctcaaccttctgctacttgtccattaaggagcctgaggttagaccagctgttgtgcagccaccacaggcccggtagaaaaagtatcgaggttcctgtgggtcacgtcctgcaggtagtgggctgtgaaggtcgtttgccgcttccagaccccagcttgtagcacctgcgtcacagagaagtttctcttgaaggccagggacgtggcgatgcccgacatcatgtgccctagggcgacgtgacggaggagggtctggattcaaggcatgatgaatggtccgtcgaatccaggctgagatggtattcttggtgaccttcctcttcGTCCTTCacgtgctcacaaacagagcttgcacgcggggacagactgcagctgttctcttcagataacgtctcagacttcttactgggcaaagtagcagatgatctgggtcatctgttacggaccGGACACtcgtaaccctgaaggagtcgaaccgtgggtccggcactccagggttctgagtcttggcaacaaactcagggacaaacctgaacgttacctccccccatccccttgaatgggcgatgtcgtatgagagaccatgaagttcactgacccgcttggccgaagccagagcgagcaggaataccgtcttccaagtcaggtgttggtcagaagCCCAGCGTAATGTttcgaacgggggtctcttcagagccctgaggaccagaaccacgttccatggaggaggtctcacttccgactgagggcaggtaagctcgtagcttcgtatgagtaaggaaagttccagcgaggaggaaatgtctattcctttcagcctgaaggctaggcttaaggctgagcgatagcctttcaccgccgagaccgaaaggcacatttcctcccgcaaatacacgagaaactccgctattgctggaatagtggcatcgaggggagagatacccctcccacgacaccaaccacagaagactctccacttcgcctggtagacccctgcggatgactttcgtaggtgtcgagacatcctttccgcaacttgttgcgaaaagcctctctcagtgaggaggcgctggatagtctccaggcgtgaagccaaagcgatgctacggctttgtggaagatgttgcaatgtagttgtctgagtagctcgtgtcgtgggggaagctctctcgggagttccgtcaggagctgcagaaggtccgggaaccattctgcatgatgccatagcggagctattaaggtcatcgacaggttgaccgatagtctggtcttattgagcacccttctcatcagacagaacagtgggaaggtgtagaggtcgatgttgtcccaccgttgttggaaggcatcttgccagagtgccttggggtccgggactggggagcagtacagcggcagcttgaaattcaaggctgtcgcgaacaggtccactgtcggggaaccccacaaagtcaggactttgttggctacttgaggatccaaagaccactcggtactcactatctgcgaagctctgctcagactgtcagcgagcacattccttttgccggaatgaagcgagctgatagacgtatcgagtggacttcggtccatctcagtatctatactgcaagatgggatagctgtcgtgaaaaggtacctccctgcttgttgaaataagccactactgtggtgttgtcgctcatcaccaccacggagtggcccgcccgggtctgttggaactgttgaagggccagaaatacggccttcatctctagcagattgatgtggaggaacttttctgattctgaccataggcctgaggccctctgcttcagaacgtgggccccccacccttcttttgatgcgtccgaaaacagcatcaaatccgggggaaggacgagaagatccaatccctttcgaaggttgtcgtcggtcagccaccaccgcagatccatccgttccgcaggtcctatcgagaccagagagtccggggcatcaatgccttgatcccaccgggacttgagccgccactgcagattgggctggaaggtcttctcaactgaggaaaggctctgcaaccctcctcagccttgctatcctatcgtctgatggaaggctttgtggagattggtgtctaatatcatgcctagatataccagtcgttgtgttgggagcagagaggacttctcgagacttaccatgatcgctagatcttggcaaattcccagaagcctgtctcggtgtcgaagaagggtcgactccgagtctgccaggatcagccagtcgtccagataacggaggagacggatgccgttcctgtgcgcccacgaagatatcagtgtgaacactctggtgaacacctgaggtgctgtggagagaccgaaacacagcaccttgaactggtagatcttgttgtctaggctgaatcttagttaggtacttcctggaagacggatggattgggatctggaagtacgcgtccttcagatccagtgtgcacatgaagtcttgcagtctcactgcaagtctgaccgtgtctgctgtctccatgctgaatgaagtttgcttgacaaacttgttcagggctgagaggtcgatgacgggtctccagcctccagatgccttctttacaagaaagagtcgactgaagaagcctggggagccgtctacgacctcctggagagcatccttcttgagcatggtctcgacttctgcccgaagggctagcccctttgccaatcccatggcataggagctcaacgacactggattcgctgtcaggggaggttgagatgttatgaacgggacgcgatatccttgtctaatcacagagaccgtccaggaatcggccctgtgttgctgccacctgtgcacgcaactttcaggcatccccctacaggtggacacgcagggggattgccaatcctagcgtttgcggcctcggccgctccttctaggatttctgcctcccatggaggactttccgcccttcttgtctttgacagaaaagggctgctgtttagacaccttagtcttagctgccggagcctgcttcggtgtcctgcgaggctgctgttgctgatgaggagctggaggtttgtagggccgagatgtaagggccttctggaggagcgaatcatgactcgtcttcctccacctctcagctgtccattctatatccttgggctcaaacaggtttcctccaaggatggaggaatgtctgagcttgctgacatccatagaggggaccttcgggtggaacctctcagtcaccgcatcacgttgctttagaatcgagttagctcacaggttagtgacctggtgagccaaaaactcgatggagcgcgtgcccgagaggaggaaggtctccagggccttcctattgctctccttggacaagtcctcagagcgcaataagATGCCCAAAGACCCTATCCAGAcctccagccacgaagtggcctgcatggcacacttagcaactttctcttggcttaggatctcagacgcagagaatgtcacctgccaagcattgagtttctctagagagagacccctggtgagctcttccacagagtggtggaggggaagagctaaacaagacttctccatgatctcaaagtacctcctctgctgaacgcgaggaggtgggaggagcttgttcccagcagaagaacggctggaggaggcgagctcggaaagctggccctcgaccttgtccctggcactcttcaccccctgggaccatggcagggctgcactggccttggggggcttctgaataccataaacttggtccaggaccgtatccttgcctttgcggggggcggtctcggggtccttaaacTATTGAGTTTCCTCATTAGATtaagaacctgccagaaggcatgctctgactcgcgctgctctcctccttgtggactggcggctaagtctcctgtccccattggctcttcttgGGGGACACGCGGATGTTCTCCCGGggaatggttggctctggacgaaacctcgaagatgacttgggtatcgtctttgagtccttgggctccctcctaggagggatacaggactctagcaaagaggtctggaaggtccctcctacgcgagacgtttctcttccttgaggtggggttcctcccattggtgccgtgggagagtgcctcacctcgctgtattctcctgaggacgggaaaggttcgtccgcaggaaaaggagaaaacgcctgcaaaggggaaggggccttcccgacggacctcttgagAGCCCGCTTAACCCTGGTAGAAAttaccgcgaaatccactcctctccttctcttcagcgggggcgagggagcctttggttttagtcccagatcggcaagggctggcttcatagcctgcacgaccactttcatcagggaaccaaaccaaggctggcggctgactgatgcagtgtcagcgattcccgctggagggaaggggatcagctGATCCTTAGGAGTGTATACTAAtgggcctgcctgaaatgaagaaagggaagaagaatgttgcctggacctctccgatgaatcttcctgctcctggacgcgtGCTCGGTGCTTACGAGATGGCGATCGCTTGGACGATCTGGAAGCACGCGGCCCCGgcaactcgcaaggttgggcgcgctgcgaaacccggcgagaatcgcgttgggggtcgcgctggcgcccGCGCGATGGTAAAACCGCTGTCTCGCGCGTGGGTGCTAGGTCGCACGCGGGCAACCGTTGGCGCGCAGGCACGCGGAGATGAGGGCGGAGATGAGGGCGCAGGagagttggcgcgtgggcgagtggaCGCGCTGGCGATGGGGAGCGTGGGCGCGCAGACGAAGGTGTGCGTGGATGCACAGGTGAGGGTGTGCGCGAGTGCCCGGgcgatcgctggcgatcaggagagcgatggcgcgtaggcgatcggtggcgcgttggcgagcgatggcgcgttggcgagcgatggcgcgatggcacgttggcgcgttggcgagtgatggcgtgttggcgagcgatgaaGCATGGGGTGAGTAGGCGACCGACTGCGCAAAGGCGAGTTAGTGCGTGGGCGAGTTGGTGACCCATGGCGATCAGACGCGTGGGCACGTGGGTACGTGGGCGTGttagcgcgttggcgagcgttcGCGCACAGGTGAAGGATCGCGCGGGCACGTAGGAGAACGCTGGCaggtaggagatcgctgacgcgtaggatggcgcgcagtagcgcggagagaagttgccaactggggcgcagggccagggggcgctgatgtgctcgagggcgaacgctcgtgggcgggctcaggagtcgATTCGTGGGCGCACATGCActttagaagtgcgcacaggagaaAACGCACGGTGGTGCGCAGGCGGCGGTCGACGCGCAGAGGAACGCTGGCGAGGCAAATGATCAATGTCCTTGcatgcgcccagatccgaaggtcgtgggcgaacgttggcgcatatggcgcgcatcaggaactgggggcgcagtagtgcgctgacgagcaggaggttgatggcgctcaggagactgttgacgcgcagtgCGCGCAGCAGGGACtgaagagcgcttgcgcgctggcgagcaggagagcactggcgagcaggagagcgctggagatcaggagagcgccgacaagcaggagagcgctggagatcaggagagcgctgacgagcaggagagcgctggcgatcaggagagcgctggcgagaagagtctgttgactcatccgcaggagagcgctggcgagcaggtgaatgctggcgagtaggagagcgctggcgatcaggagagctctggcgagaagagtcaggtgactcttcagcaggagagcgctggcaagcaggagaccgctggcgagcaggagagcgctggcgagcaggagagcgctggcgagcaggagagcgctggcgagcaggtgagcgctggcgggcaggagggcgctggcgatcagaagagcggtggcgcttgcgcgctactgaagggcgCACAGGTGTAACCTGGCAcggaagggacttacccacattgtgggataagcccttctgccccgaagggaccagtgcttGAATTAACAAGGAGAatctggcaggcgcaggagatcgcgaacgatctgcggagaggtccagtgatgtcacagccacggtctgctcccgacgagaagaatcctttgcaggggacgacgaagatgaagacccgaagagaaggcgcctcttacctcgcttgtaaggagaaggaaggcctcggctgcgaagaggagggcgagccttacggcgaagacgacctcgaggcaaggtatcaccatcgtcggtcctccgaagaggagtctctgttagtgcactcccccgaaggggaggaacacccgcaggagagaccgttggacccagctttcccctcgaaggatgtttggagggggaacctgagccttcagcaacatccgcaacagcagcagtcggggtttgacccgacccgtcggacgcctctgccacaaaaacgtcgacaatagccagagggtctacctctggtattaccggcaactgttggacagctgcccccaactggatcagatcaaacagggcttccttggagggcgagcccttaagccccaaggaagcccaaagttggaaaagatcattgttagatacaGTTTGGTCATCAAAATCAACTatgtcctcccccggaggaggagggggagctgcctcgctatgggaggcaacaccctctcccgaaccccgagattgggaaacaaaagaaataCCTACGCTACCACTCTGCGGCCTCTCGCttgagaccgaacgagtgggagcttcggaggcggttcgggcaacggaagaagagtccttggagccttccttccgcaaggcagtccctgagggagaacggtctcgcttagaactcttcttacacagccgggcaaacctctcccactgggaggtaggcccctccctacattccatacaaacattatcactttcacaccgttgacctcgacactgcgggcaaagggtgtgagggtctgtatcgaccgccgacatgaatgttccacaggggcggtcggggagtccagggcacttccgcataatgggaagaaaaggtagaggccaacttcaaacacacaactgtaagaaaaagaaaaacagattaaggctgtcaaaaatgcgaggacgagacagatacgtctgtacatcgtccgagccaaaagtgaagtgaggcagctcaccattgtgtgggggggaggggtagctagctaccccttccctacccccgtgctaactagcgcgggggtagtttaaccctcgttaaaatctaatggctcgtcatttccatTACGCCGAAAGTAAAcactatgtaaatagcgtggtttgtatttcagttacggaacaaatcaattttgtgttatataaaaagaaaaaaatctcaccACCAGGTTTGCACATGGTTGAGAATAGCCGTCAGTGCTCAAGCACTTGCAAACTTCATCTAGTTCAGCATCATCAGGAGACGCAGAGGCTGAAGGAGGTCCTGATTCACCCTGTGTCCAACTAGCAAGAACGTCCACACCATCAATGCTACCTTCATCACCAATGGCAACTACAATTAGGGAAGAAGAGTAAAGGGCCACCACCACGGAGAAAGTACAAATTAGGTGAAGGTATGTCATTACTTGTCAGAtctgaaaagggggaaaaaattatGTGActgcataaaaaaaatttcaagtagTAGTTTTGTCAAGTACTGCACTGACAAACTGGAAgggaaatattctaaatatttcccaagttaattttgtttcatttattctttaaaatgATGTTTTTCCCTGACAATTGCTAGGCTTAAGTTAAGCTTTAAAAGCCTGGTCAGATAGAGGGTAATAGATATACCTACTTTCATCAAATTTACTaacctactaaaaaaaaaagaaaaaaaaaaagatttcacatTAGGTTAAATCCATTGCCATTTTCAATATCTCATAATACAACCAGTGCATATGCATAAAAAGAACCTTGAATACTGCCTCAAAGCCCTCCAGCTGTAAATAATATGTTCCTAATACTATACATTAAGCTCAATTTAATGTCAAGAAAGGAAACTTACAGTACTTACTAAATGGGTTACAAATGTATTTAAAAGGTAAAGAGATTCTCAATGAAATTATAATGAACAACCATCGTCTGTCAAAGTTTATTTCTGCAGAGATGAGAACCTAAAGGAGACGCCCGTGACTGACCAGGCAACTATTTCGattgttttttaattatatttgccaATCTCAATCTTAATAAACTACCATAAATAATAGTTCCAAGCAGAACTGAAACGAAAGTGTTTCATTATTAAAAGCAGAAATAGGGAAGAGAGGAGGAGGCATATACCTTCCCAAATCGTTTCAACTAGTCAAAAATCAAAATCTAAAAACTTACCATGTGGCTGTGACTAATATTCAAAACTAAAGATATAGCCCATTTGACAGCGCCATCTCTCTAATAGTAGCACAAAGAATCCTCATAAATAcgttttttttcttgggggggaggGGAAATCACATTCCTATAAGGTCCATCAGGAAATAAAACTGGCTTGTCCTCTTGACAACATTGGGTAATTttgcaaacatgacaaattcggagataatttgtatttttcctaaccatacaaaccttagctatttacatagggtttactttcagcgtagctgaaatgacgagccattagattttaacgagggttaaactacccccgcgctaattagcacgggggtaggggaggggtagctagctacccctcccccccacacacaccggtgagctgcctcacttcacttagaggtaagactggtcttgggggacagggctggtgggcaaatatgtgtaaatagctaaggtttgtatggttaggagaaatacaaattatctccgaatttgtcatttgttccgtaaccgaaatacaaaccacgctatttacatagggtgacttatccttaagaagggtggaaagtccccagccttactggctttggcttacccggggactcagaatccgagtgagcaacactcgagaaaaagagtccctgcaccttgcaagtTTCTTGCtatgcaagaaacgtgcggcctacataagttgtgtgtgaagaaatgaagtgtgactcgtcctaggaagttgacctgaagtccttcagatggaattctaggctaggacgtcccaataccacctcgttagggtatgggggatgcgatagtattattcttaatactaggaacacaaggaagcatggtttacctacagaggtttgaggtcagctatgcagagacccaggatgctgcattccccaaaagaggggaggatgtagaaagaagtaagggccagacatactctttcattcacgcagactaaaaccgggtaacagtgccctcaaccttctgctacttgtccattaaggagcctgaggttagaccagctgttgtgcagccaccactgggccgatagaaaaagtatcaaggctcctgtaggtcacgtcctgcaggtagtgagctgtgaaggtcatttgacgcttccagaccccagcttgtaacacctgcgtcacagagaagtttctcttgaaggccagggacatggcgatgcccctgacatcatgtgccctagggcgacgtgacggaggagggtctggattcaaggcatgatgaatggtccgtcgaatccaggctaagatggtattcttggtgaccctcctcttcttccttcccgtgctcacaaacagagcttgtaCGCTGGGACGGACTGCaactgttctcttcagataacgcctcagacctc
Protein-coding regions in this window:
- the LOC137619712 gene encoding uncharacterized protein isoform X1, which codes for MTYLHLICTFSVVVALYSSSLIVVAIGDEGSIDGVDVLASWTQGESGPPSASASPDDAELDEVCKCLSTDGYSQPCANLVNYSPIIRDGACFGNLGTRKKRDVSLSDSRFISPPAFVANKKCQGTRSIVLSSSGTERQLTLTTEASVLICPGSIDANLQQLNVINVSKIIIAPGAFKPRDSNIVLNFANVREKIIIPEKAFSIKVFLDSPALKQIEIDRIHTPPPEVKLSITAVPDVEFKSRSIVAPIVRLKLSHHTNVAFSTKAIIPYVHPEASVFEISHCQSLELAPETINTGKFEAKYIKFLLMKERAVEVVEGKAKIEHVANMTLFTEALSVGSGADIILDNITLVSAGIRSIRGTGLGNIHRATFSHVKGRKLESVALCIRTETALVSSVEIDGKDGEIAGCLQGQEYHADTIPEAIVICKRTELLPDICGDPRCVECSPDTKGIEDESSALPSRITGKLASSTEPEDPMFILNGVTISSVVMVSLVPEVTVNISSALEEVTIPTTRATAKNVSRLPTLKLYGELEDEYEELKDESDGSESSFLKSLEETPMYVIIIFFCAVIILIMFMTYMIYKCCTRNKHDKYNLPQENRLSTFRNPRTIMTPENLTDQSNGRKSNTSHTPEVFSTYDSYRRRPTATYVAHPETLDFRDSSGSIDGHSAHHGDVVNESKMSSACSSVNLNHPESGPNNSDHDFPAPEKDLQFAIMEEVPLSNSSPHPSQLPLPEGYLELDDQVQNINSPTSDNEYSPSENSPILQHLPSDAKLDHTHGERHFLVDSGDQALCQNETPLQNKFSSMELPTYAPPPVPAFDKVESDGDELVI
- the LOC137619712 gene encoding uncharacterized protein isoform X3, which produces MTYLHLICTFSVVVALYSSSLIVVAIGDEGSIDGVDVLASWTQGESGPPSASASPDDAELDEVCKCLSTDGYSQPCANLVNYSPIIRDGACFGNLGTRKKRDVSLSDSRFISPPAFVANKKCQGTRSIVLSSSGTERQLTLTTEASVLICPGSIDANLQQLNVINVSKIIIAPGAFKPRDSNIVLNFANVREKIIIPEKAFSIKVFLDSPALKQIEIDRIHTPPPEVKLSITAVPDVEFKSRSIVAPIVRLKLSHHTNVAFSTKAIIPYVHPEASVFEISHCQSLELAPETINTGKFEAKYIKFLLMKERAVEVVEGKAKIEHVANMTLFTEALSVGSGADIILDNITLVSAGIRSIRGTGLGNIHRATFSHVKGRKLESVALCIRTETALVSSVEIDGKDGEIAGCLQGQEYHADTIPEAIVICKRTELLPDICGDPRCVECSPDTKVPEVTVNISSALEEVTIPTTRATAKNVSRLPTLKLYGELEDEYEELKDESDGSESSFLKSLEETPMYVIIIFFCAVIILIMFMTYMIYKCCTRNKHDKYNLPQENRLSTFRNPRTIMTPENLTDQSNGRKSNTSHTPEVFSTYDSYRRRPTATYVAHPETLDFRDSSGSIDGHSAHHGDVVNESKMSSACSSVNLNHPESGPNNSDHDFPAPEKDLQFAIMEEVPLSNSSPHPSQLPLPEGYLELDDQVQNINSPTSDNEYSPSENSPILQHLPSDAKLDHTHGERHFLVDSGDQALCQNETPLQNKFSSMELPTYAPPPVPAFDKVESDGDELVI